A genomic window from Schistocerca serialis cubense isolate TAMUIC-IGC-003099 chromosome 4, iqSchSeri2.2, whole genome shotgun sequence includes:
- the LOC126474558 gene encoding uncharacterized protein LOC126474558, protein MALMFSLYSTGTPSSSNGEVITNSDPRTWPNMSPSSMINEIVQKGPTKIVPREHNVALRGTGNKLYQQNNGNFLVTLRQAKTLQIHDHMTITLGKTSKMKSSISKAITFFGVIRRIYIVFSASTQRREILLNRLPSLTVKKLSYTRWESRVESVAAKMHQTREVTDALLEVSNSTAELKTKSEVYLLAVNELESFKFTVGIVIWYDLLFAFTIATWIFHCLKVTTKSLESLVKFIKNFHEEGFLNAQITAKELAESLQIEPKFGENRIGKKVKQFDYEVLKSSKEWFGQLAKYSEIFSFLFSLKSLKYIQDEELKMLCKNLKKEPTVNINGEC, encoded by the exons ATGGCTCTAATGTTCTCATTGTACTCCACAG GTACGCCTAGTAGCAGCAATGGTGAAGTAATCACAAATTCGGACCCACGCACTTGGCCTAATATGTCACCATCCTCCATGATAAATGAAATTGTACAGAAAGGCCCtactaaaatt GTACCAAGAGAACATAATGTAGCCTTAAGGGGAACCGGCAACAAGCTCTATCAACAAAATAATGGTAATTTTCTTG TAACATTAAGGCAGGCAAAAACTCTACAAATTCATGACCATATGACCATTACCTTGGGAAAAACATCCAAAATGAAATCATCAATTT CAAAAGCAATCACATTTTTTGGTGTAATTCGAAGAATATACATTGTTTTCAGTGCATCCACTCAGAGAAGAGAAATCTTACTGAACAGATTACCATCTTTAACAGTGAAGAAGCTTTCATACACTCGATGGGAAAGTAGGGTGGAGAGTGTCGCAGCTAAAATGCACCAGACAAGAGAAGTCACAGATGCCCTTCTTGAGGTCAGTAACAGCACTGCTGAATTGAAAACAAAGAGTGAAGTATACTTGCTTGCTGTGAATGAATTAGAaagcttcaagtttactgtaggcATTGTCATTTGGTATGACCTTCTCTTTGCCTTTACCATAGCAA cctggattttccattgtttgaaagtaaCAACTAAATCCCTTGAAAGTCTGGTGAAATTTATCAAGAATTTTCATGAAGAAGGTTTTCTTAATGCGCAGATAACAGCAAAAGAGCTAGCTGAAAGTTTACAAATTGAACCAAAATTTGGAGAAAATAGAATTGGCAAGAAGGTGAAGCAATTTGATTATGAAG TGTTAAAAAGTTCGAAAGAATGGTTTGGTCAACTGGCTAAGTATTCTGAAATATTCAGCTTTTTGTTTTCTCTGAAAAGTTTAAAATACATACAAGATGAAGAACTAAAAATGCTATGTAAAAACCTTAAGAAAGAGCCAACTGTAAACATAAATGGTGAATGTTAA